A window of the Coleofasciculus sp. FACHB-T130 genome harbors these coding sequences:
- a CDS encoding type I polyketide synthase, translating to MKSDKSLINNKIKRQLQQTPVAIIGMGCIFPQARTLEEYWENIITKTDCISDVPPSRWRIEDYYDPDPKAPDKTYCKRGGFIPDIDFDPMEFGLPPNILEVTDVAQMLSLVVAKQAMEDAGYGESRDFNRKGTGVILGVGGGQKLITPLTARLQYPVWEKVLKNSGVSDEDTQKIIEKIKLAYIGWEENSFPGMLGNVIAGRIANRLDLGGINCVVDAACAGSLSALRMALSELTEYRSDMMIAGGVDADNSIFMYMCFSKTPAFSKEGNSRPFDINSDGMLLGEGMGMMVLKRLEDAERDGDRIYAVIKGMGTSSDGKSKSIYAPRSEGQAVALRRAYEDAGFAPSTVGLIEAHGTGTVAGDPTEFAGLNEVFSQNNSQKQHIALGSVKSQIGHTKATAGAASLIKTALALHHKILPPTINVTQPNPKLKIEDSPFYLNTETRPWLGIDDETPRRAGVSAFGFGGTNYHVVLEEYQREHQQAYRLHSTPATILLDAPTVGELLAKCETLESQLASDRGTQHYTELVSAASLKIPVVSARVGFVATSAAEARELLQITIDLLKNKQQAQSWEHPKGIYYRKTSLNPQGKVVALFSGQGSQYLEMGKELVLNFPQLRQAYSDMDKYLGKNGLPPISQVVFPCPVFDNAQKDAQIAALQQTENAQPAIGALSFGLYKIIEEAGFKPDYVAGHSFGELTALWAAGVLNDEDYFFLVKARGQAMAFPDDPKVDTGMMLAVKGDIYKVKEVVENFPKITIANWNSNNQVVLAGAKGEIAKVQQKLEQLGYSVVLLPVSAAFHSPFVAHAQKRFAEVLDRVTFNQPKIPVYSNTTGNLYPDNSHTIGQTLAAHIVNPVHFKQEVENIYAAGGYFFVEIGPRNILTNLVKNILEDRPHLAIALNASSKGDSQRQLCEAFVQLRVAGLSLQNLDPYLVKPKASNSQQKKRLNVPLNGANYVSEKTKAAFEQALQNGHQIKGNPERENRNGKLTQEPKKSLAPKPTPHIAPIPSPKPVIPVPVIPQVKMPEPIPVPPATKSEAQPMPQSSVNNQGLLESLERNMMRFHEHQAASQQVHEQYLKNQLEYSQRFFQLMQQHYSLLGAGNGANGSVVNGQASLAPVRNLEQGQNGQGISDKLQYSVVAPTTPAVVPMPVPDAVLASVPVSQPVSSNGSQPAQALQVEASLQNQIAQAEQVEVAPSVIETTSSPSVTAPSVDLTPLIESLLEVVSEKTGYPTEMLELSMDMEADLGIDSIKRVEILGAMQELFPDLPPVNPEQLAELRTLAQIVEYMGNKAPSTEVEVSAPAAAVSAKAENGFVSQEKANALIQSLLEVVSEKTGYPTEMLELSMDMEADLGIDSIKRVEILGAMQELFPDLPPVNPEQLAELRTLAQIVEYMSQESRVAEKKT from the coding sequence ATGAAGTCTGATAAATCATTGATAAACAACAAAATTAAGCGGCAACTGCAACAAACACCAGTGGCGATTATCGGAATGGGTTGCATTTTTCCGCAAGCCAGGACTCTAGAAGAGTATTGGGAAAATATCATTACAAAAACCGATTGCATCTCTGATGTTCCTCCCTCACGCTGGCGGATTGAGGACTACTACGATCCAGATCCCAAGGCACCGGATAAGACTTATTGCAAACGAGGCGGATTCATCCCGGATATTGATTTTGATCCGATGGAATTTGGGTTGCCTCCCAATATTCTAGAGGTGACAGATGTCGCCCAAATGCTCTCGTTGGTAGTTGCCAAACAGGCAATGGAAGACGCTGGTTACGGTGAATCCAGAGATTTTAATCGGAAAGGCACAGGCGTCATTCTGGGCGTAGGGGGCGGGCAGAAACTAATTACGCCGCTAACTGCCCGTTTGCAATATCCCGTTTGGGAGAAGGTTCTTAAAAACAGTGGTGTATCTGACGAAGATACCCAAAAGATTATTGAGAAGATAAAACTTGCCTATATCGGCTGGGAGGAAAATTCTTTTCCGGGCATGTTGGGGAACGTGATTGCCGGACGAATTGCCAACCGCCTAGATTTAGGAGGAATTAACTGTGTTGTAGATGCAGCCTGTGCCGGGTCATTAAGCGCCCTGCGGATGGCTTTGAGTGAATTGACCGAGTATCGTAGCGACATGATGATCGCGGGCGGTGTGGATGCCGACAATTCGATCTTCATGTATATGTGCTTTAGTAAAACGCCTGCCTTTTCTAAAGAAGGGAATTCTCGTCCCTTCGATATAAATTCCGACGGGATGCTGTTGGGTGAAGGCATGGGAATGATGGTTCTCAAGCGGCTTGAAGATGCCGAACGAGATGGCGATCGCATTTATGCCGTCATCAAGGGAATGGGCACCTCCAGCGATGGCAAATCTAAGAGCATTTATGCTCCTCGTTCGGAAGGGCAAGCCGTAGCGTTGCGTCGAGCTTATGAAGATGCTGGATTTGCACCCTCAACAGTCGGTCTGATTGAAGCTCATGGTACAGGAACCGTCGCTGGCGATCCGACAGAGTTTGCAGGCTTAAATGAAGTTTTTAGCCAAAACAACTCCCAAAAACAACATATTGCCTTGGGGAGCGTTAAGTCTCAGATTGGACATACCAAAGCAACAGCAGGTGCAGCCAGCCTGATCAAAACGGCTTTGGCTTTGCACCATAAGATATTACCCCCGACGATTAATGTTACCCAACCCAACCCTAAACTTAAAATAGAAGACTCACCCTTCTATTTGAATACCGAAACCAGACCCTGGCTTGGCATTGATGATGAAACGCCAAGAAGAGCAGGGGTCAGTGCGTTTGGCTTTGGAGGCACGAATTATCATGTCGTCCTCGAAGAATATCAAAGGGAACATCAACAGGCTTATCGTTTACACAGTACGCCAGCGACCATTCTGCTGGATGCTCCAACAGTAGGAGAATTATTGGCGAAGTGTGAAACCCTAGAGTCGCAATTAGCAAGCGATCGCGGCACACAACATTACACAGAACTTGTCAGCGCTGCGAGTTTAAAAATTCCCGTTGTCTCAGCCAGAGTGGGATTTGTCGCCACCTCTGCCGCAGAAGCGCGTGAATTATTGCAGATTACGATTGACTTACTGAAAAACAAACAGCAAGCCCAATCGTGGGAGCATCCCAAAGGAATCTATTACCGCAAAACTAGCCTGAACCCCCAAGGGAAGGTAGTGGCGCTGTTTTCGGGGCAAGGTTCGCAGTATTTGGAGATGGGTAAGGAACTTGTCCTTAACTTCCCTCAGCTTCGCCAAGCTTACAGCGATATGGACAAATACCTGGGCAAGAATGGGTTGCCACCGATTTCCCAAGTCGTTTTCCCGTGTCCTGTTTTTGACAACGCCCAAAAGGATGCCCAAATTGCGGCATTACAACAGACCGAAAATGCCCAACCCGCAATTGGTGCCTTGAGTTTTGGTCTCTACAAGATTATAGAAGAGGCAGGGTTCAAGCCTGATTATGTGGCAGGGCACAGCTTCGGGGAACTGACAGCACTATGGGCGGCGGGCGTTCTGAATGACGAAGATTACTTTTTCCTCGTCAAAGCCAGAGGTCAAGCGATGGCATTCCCCGACGATCCAAAAGTTGATACCGGCATGATGCTGGCGGTGAAAGGGGATATTTATAAAGTCAAAGAAGTTGTCGAGAATTTCCCCAAAATCACCATTGCCAACTGGAACTCTAACAATCAGGTGGTATTAGCGGGGGCGAAGGGAGAAATCGCCAAAGTCCAGCAAAAATTGGAGCAGCTTGGGTATTCGGTTGTTTTACTACCCGTTTCCGCAGCTTTCCATTCACCGTTTGTCGCTCACGCTCAAAAACGGTTTGCAGAGGTGCTGGATCGCGTTACTTTCAATCAGCCGAAAATCCCGGTATACTCCAATACAACCGGAAATCTTTATCCAGACAATTCCCATACCATCGGACAAACCTTAGCTGCACATATTGTCAATCCTGTGCATTTTAAGCAGGAAGTTGAAAATATTTACGCAGCCGGGGGATATTTCTTTGTCGAAATTGGTCCCAGGAATATCCTGACCAATCTGGTGAAGAATATCCTCGAAGATCGACCCCATTTAGCGATCGCCTTGAATGCCAGTAGCAAAGGAGATAGCCAGCGCCAGTTGTGCGAAGCCTTTGTTCAGTTGCGCGTGGCTGGCTTGTCTTTACAAAACCTCGATCCTTACCTAGTTAAACCAAAAGCATCCAATTCTCAGCAAAAGAAGAGATTGAATGTGCCTTTAAACGGCGCTAACTATGTCAGTGAAAAAACCAAAGCTGCTTTTGAACAAGCTTTGCAAAACGGACACCAAATCAAGGGAAATCCAGAAAGGGAAAACAGGAATGGGAAATTGACACAGGAGCCGAAGAAATCTTTAGCCCCGAAACCAACACCACACATCGCCCCAATCCCTAGCCCTAAACCCGTAATTCCCGTACCCGTAATTCCCCAAGTCAAAATGCCAGAGCCGATACCAGTTCCACCCGCAACCAAATCAGAGGCGCAACCCATGCCACAATCTTCTGTAAATAATCAGGGTCTTCTAGAAAGTTTAGAGCGCAACATGATGCGCTTTCACGAACATCAAGCTGCCAGCCAGCAAGTTCACGAACAATACCTGAAAAATCAGTTGGAATATTCCCAAAGATTTTTCCAGCTCATGCAGCAACATTATTCCCTTTTGGGTGCTGGTAACGGTGCCAATGGGTCAGTTGTGAATGGTCAGGCGTCACTAGCGCCCGTTCGGAACTTGGAACAAGGGCAAAACGGACAAGGAATCTCTGACAAACTACAGTACTCGGTTGTTGCCCCCACTACCCCGGCTGTCGTGCCGATGCCTGTGCCAGATGCCGTCCTTGCCTCGGTGCCAGTATCCCAACCTGTTTCCAGCAATGGTTCGCAGCCAGCCCAGGCTCTCCAAGTAGAGGCAAGTCTGCAAAATCAAATCGCTCAAGCAGAGCAGGTAGAAGTTGCGCCATCGGTCATCGAAACAACCTCTAGCCCATCTGTAACAGCGCCATCGGTAGATTTGACCCCCCTGATCGAATCCCTGTTAGAAGTGGTCAGTGAGAAGACTGGCTACCCCACGGAAATGCTAGAGCTTTCGATGGATATGGAAGCGGATTTGGGGATTGACTCGATTAAGCGGGTGGAAATCTTGGGAGCCATGCAGGAGTTATTCCCTGATTTGCCGCCAGTAAATCCAGAACAGCTCGCCGAACTCCGCACCCTCGCTCAAATTGTTGAATATATGGGCAACAAAGCGCCATCAACAGAGGTCGAGGTTTCTGCTCCAGCGGCAGCAGTTTCAGCGAAGGCAGAAAACGGATTTGTCTCCCAGGAGAAGGCGAATGCTCTAATCCAATCCCTGTTAGAAGTAGTCAGTGAGAAGACTGGCTACCCCACGGAAATGCTAGAGCTTTCGATGGATATGGAAGCAGATTTGGGGATTGACTCGATCAAGCGGGTGGAAATCTTGGGAGCAATGCAGGAGTTATTCCCTGATTTGCCGCCGGTGAATCCAGAACAGTTAGCCGAACTCCGCACCCTTGCTCAAATTGTTGAATATATGAGCCAGGAATCGCGGGTGGCTGAAAAAAAAACTTAA